In the Helianthus annuus cultivar XRQ/B chromosome 11, HanXRQr2.0-SUNRISE, whole genome shotgun sequence genome, one interval contains:
- the LOC110891269 gene encoding protein LTO1 homolog has protein sequence MDIPDDIFGESLNLEETHLNEGYQEGYETGFASGKDDGREVGLKTGFTTGEELGFYRGCIDVWNAVIRVEPSCYSARVQKKIKEMDELLFKYPILEPENESVTDIMGSLRLKFRAICATLNVKLEYNGYPKASDPNEIQF, from the coding sequence ATGGATATTCCCGACGACATATTTGGCGAGTCGCTAAATTTAGAAGAAACCCACTTAAACGAAGGCTATCAAGAAGGCTATGAAACTGGTTTCGCCTCTGGAAAAGATGATGGGCGGGAAGTTGGATTAAAAACTGGGTTCACAACCGGTGAAGAGTTAGGCTTTTACAGAGGCTGCATTGATGTCTGGAACGCTGTGATTCGAGTCGAGCCAAGTTGCTACTCAGCTAGAgttcaaaagaaaatcaaagagatGGATGAGTTGTTGTTTAAGTATCCGATTTTGGAGCCAGAAAACGAGTCTGTAACGGATATTATGGGGTCGTTAAGGTTGAAGTTTCGGGCTATTTGTGCAACACTGAATGTGAAGTTGGAGTATAACGGGTACCCAAAAGCCTCGGACCCTAATGAGATTCAGTTTTGA
- the LOC110891268 gene encoding magnesium protoporphyrin IX methyltransferase, chloroplastic — protein sequence MSFSSTLFSHNIRFATNQLSNPNPKLHNLNNRRSLTVSAIGTDTLDGTTLAVIGGSSVAALAAAISLSDPEKRRQLQAEEVGGGDKEVVRDYFTNDGFQRWKKIYGTTDDVNKVQLDIRIGHAKTVESVMKMLTDEGSLKGVSVCDAGCGTGLLSIPLAKEGAVVSASDISASMVSEAQKQAKEALEGKDGVQIPKFEVSDLESLNGNYDTVVCLDVLIHYPQSKADGMIAHLASLAENRLILSFAPKTFYYDLLKRIGELFPGPSKATRAYLHSEADIERALQKVGWKIRKRGLTTTQFYFSRIVEAVRA from the exons ATGTCATTCTCATCCACTCTATTCTCTCATAACATTCGTTTCGCCACCAACCAACTctcaaaccctaaccctaagCTCCACAACCTAAACAACCGAAGATCCCTAACCGTATCCGCAATCGGCACCGACACACTCGACGGAACAACACTCGCGGTCATCGGCGGCAGCTCCGTTGCCGCGCTTGCCGCCGCAATTTCACTTTCCGATCCGGAGAAACGCCGGCAGTTACAAGCGGAGGAGGTTGGAGGCGGTGATAAGGAGGTTGTGAGAGACTATTTCACTAACGATGGTTTTCAACGGTGGAAGAAGATTTACGGAACTACGGATGACGTCAACAAGGTGCAGTTGGATATACGAATTGGACATGCGAAGACTGTGGAGAGTGTGATGAAGATGTTGACTGATGAAGGCTCGCTTAAAGGTGTTAGTGTTTGTGATGCAGGATGTGGTACTGGATTGTTGTCGATTCCGTTGGCGAAAGAAGGTGCTGTTGTTTCGGCTAGTGATATTTCTGCTTCTATGGTTTCTGAAGCTCAGAAACAG GCAAAAGAGGCACTTGAGGGCAAAGATGGTGTACAGATCCCAAAATTTGAAGTGAGTGATTTAGAAAGCTTAAATGGGAATTATGATACAGTAGTGTGTTTGGATGTACTGATACACTATCCACAAAGCAAGGCTGATGGCATGATCGCGCATCTTGCATCGCTAGCTGAAAATCGTTTGATACTCAGTTTCGCACCCAAAACGTTCTATTATGATCTGTTGAAGAGAATTGGAGAACTTTTTCCAGGACCTTCAAAGGCAACAAGAGCATATCTTCACTCGGAAGCTGATATAGAACGGGCATTACAGAAAGTTGGCTGGAAAATCAGAAAGAGGGGTCTCACTACCACACAGTTTTACTTTTCACGGATCGTTGAAGCCGTTCGCGCTTAG